In Georgenia soli, a genomic segment contains:
- the rpsF gene encoding 30S ribosomal protein S6 → MRQYELMIILDPEVDERTVAPSLDKLLAVVKTGGTVDNVDIWGKRRLAYDIKKRSEGIYAVVNMTTTPDVAQELDRQLGLNEAVLRTKLIRPDAH, encoded by the coding sequence ATGCGCCAGTACGAACTGATGATCATCCTCGACCCGGAGGTCGACGAGCGTACGGTCGCCCCGTCGCTCGACAAGCTGCTCGCGGTCGTCAAGACCGGTGGCACCGTCGACAACGTCGACATCTGGGGCAAGCGCCGTCTTGCCTACGACATCAAGAAGCGTTCCGAGGGCATCTACGCCGTGGTCAACATGACCACGACGCCGGACGTCGCCCAGGAGCTCGACCGCCAGCTCGGCCTGAACGAGGCCGTCCTGCGCACCAAGCTCATCCGCCCGGACGCCCACTGA
- a CDS encoding single-stranded DNA-binding protein: protein MAGETVITVVGNLTADPELRFTPSGAAVASFTVASTPRTFDRQANEWKDGETLFMRCSVWREAAENVAESLTKGTRVIVQGRLVQRSFETREGEKRTVVEMQVDEVGPSMRYATAKVTRSQRGGGGFGGGSGGQGGYGGGQGGYAGAGVQQGGGFGGGQQQGGGYNAPGGGQADDPWATGGSSAFNDEPPF, encoded by the coding sequence ATGGCAGGCGAGACCGTCATCACCGTCGTCGGGAACCTGACGGCGGACCCCGAGCTGCGTTTCACCCCGTCGGGGGCGGCCGTGGCCAGCTTCACCGTGGCGTCCACGCCGCGCACCTTCGACCGTCAGGCCAACGAGTGGAAGGACGGGGAGACCCTGTTCATGCGCTGCTCGGTCTGGCGCGAGGCCGCGGAGAACGTCGCCGAGTCGCTGACCAAGGGCACCCGCGTGATCGTGCAGGGGCGGCTCGTGCAGCGCTCCTTCGAGACCCGTGAGGGCGAGAAGCGCACGGTCGTGGAGATGCAGGTCGACGAGGTCGGTCCTTCCATGCGCTACGCCACGGCCAAGGTCACCCGCTCCCAGCGCGGTGGCGGCGGCTTCGGTGGCGGCTCCGGCGGTCAGGGCGGCTACGGAGGTGGCCAGGGCGGCTACGCCGGGGCCGGCGTCCAGCAGGGCGGCGGGTTCGGCGGCGGTCAGCAGCAGGGTGGCGGCTACAACGCCCCCGGCGGCGGCCAGGCCGACGACCCCTGGGCCACGGGCGGCTCGAGCGCGTTCAACGACGAGCCCCCCTTCTAA
- the rpsR gene encoding 30S ribosomal protein S18 yields MAKPVLRKPKKKANPLKSAKIENVDYKDTALLRKFISDRGKIRARRVTGVSVQEQRLIAKAVKNAREMALLPYSSSAR; encoded by the coding sequence ATGGCGAAGCCCGTTCTTCGCAAGCCCAAGAAGAAGGCCAACCCGCTCAAGTCGGCCAAGATCGAGAACGTCGACTACAAGGACACCGCGCTGCTTCGGAAGTTCATCTCCGACCGCGGCAAGATCCGCGCCCGTCGCGTGACCGGTGTGTCCGTCCAGGAGCAGCGACTGATCGCCAAGGCCGTCAAGAACGCCCGCGAGATGGCCCTGCTGCCGTACTCGAGCTCGGCTCGCTGA
- the rplI gene encoding 50S ribosomal protein L9 produces the protein MAKLILTHEVSGLGTAGDVVEVKDGYARNYLVPRGLATRWTKGGQKQVDQIQAARKARAIHTIEEARDVRDRLQANPVTVAVRSGENGRLFGAVTTSDIAEAVKAAGGPQLDRRKIEVPSPIKAIGDHKVHVRLHEDVQATVDVKVVPAK, from the coding sequence ATGGCAAAGCTGATCCTGACCCACGAGGTCTCTGGTCTCGGCACCGCCGGTGACGTGGTCGAGGTCAAGGACGGGTACGCCCGCAACTACCTCGTCCCGCGTGGCCTGGCCACCCGTTGGACCAAGGGCGGCCAGAAGCAGGTCGACCAGATCCAGGCCGCCCGCAAGGCCCGCGCGATCCACACGATCGAGGAGGCCCGGGACGTCCGTGACCGCCTGCAGGCCAACCCGGTCACCGTCGCCGTCCGCTCCGGTGAGAACGGCCGCCTCTTCGGCGCCGTGACCACCTCGGACATCGCCGAGGCCGTCAAGGCCGCCGGTGGTCCGCAGCTCGACCGCCGCAAGATCGAGGTCCCGTCCCCGATCAAGGCGATCGGCGACCACAAGGTCCACGTGCGTCTGCACGAGGACGTCCAGGCCACGGTCGACGTCAAGGTCGTCCCCGCCAAGTGA
- a CDS encoding VOC family protein, translated as MQRIQPNLWFDTEAEEAARFYVDVFGGDSRIGTITRYGPDSPGPEGTVMTVDFRLQGQWFTGINGGPQFPFTEAVSFVVNCDGQEEIDHFWDRLVEGGEPGPCGWLKDRYGLSWQVVPTEWYEMYQDPDQEKVRRVTQAMLATRGKFDLAALRAAIEGSGEPATRGT; from the coding sequence ATGCAGCGGATCCAGCCGAACCTCTGGTTCGACACCGAGGCCGAGGAGGCGGCGCGCTTCTACGTCGACGTCTTCGGCGGGGACAGCCGGATCGGCACGATCACCCGGTACGGACCGGACAGCCCCGGCCCCGAGGGCACCGTGATGACCGTCGACTTCAGGCTCCAGGGCCAGTGGTTCACCGGCATCAACGGCGGGCCGCAGTTCCCGTTCACCGAGGCGGTCTCCTTCGTGGTCAACTGCGACGGCCAGGAGGAGATCGACCACTTCTGGGACCGGCTCGTCGAGGGCGGTGAGCCCGGCCCGTGCGGGTGGCTGAAGGACCGCTACGGCCTCTCCTGGCAGGTGGTCCCGACCGAGTGGTACGAGATGTACCAGGATCCCGACCAGGAGAAGGTCCGCCGCGTCACCCAGGCCATGCTCGCGACCCGCGGGAAGTTCGACCTCGCGGCGCTGCGGGCCGCGATCGAGGGCTCGGGTGAGCCCGCGACGCGGGGGACGTGA
- a CDS encoding IS110 family transposase: MKEATTMVVVGADVHKRSHTFVAVDQAGRKLAEITVKAVTVGHDKAVRWAQDRFGAELVWAIEDCRHLSARLEIDLLDAGQQVVRVPPKMMAEQRRTARTRGKSDPIDALAVARAALREPDLPVATHDEASREIKLLTDHREDLVRQRTSIVNRFRWHLHRIDPTIDPAAKSLNIARSRARLRDQLADLGGIDARLARELLEDIEALTGRIDALEKEISALVKERAPELLELPGCAALTAAKIVGETAGIGRFAHEAKYAMHAGVAPIPVWSGNTRGRVRMNKSGNRQLNAALHRIAITQIRLGGLGRAYYDKRLAAGDTRTEALRCLKRRLARVVYNTLKNPNTNQSTATTPAYAAAA, from the coding sequence GTGAAGGAGGCAACCACCATGGTTGTTGTTGGCGCCGACGTGCACAAGCGCTCCCACACGTTCGTCGCGGTCGATCAGGCCGGCCGCAAGCTCGCCGAGATCACGGTCAAGGCCGTGACCGTCGGGCACGACAAGGCGGTGCGCTGGGCCCAGGACCGCTTCGGCGCCGAGCTGGTGTGGGCGATCGAGGACTGCCGTCACCTCTCGGCCCGCCTGGAGATCGACCTGCTCGACGCTGGCCAGCAGGTGGTGCGGGTGCCGCCGAAGATGATGGCCGAGCAGCGCCGCACGGCTCGCACGCGGGGCAAGTCCGACCCGATCGACGCCCTGGCGGTGGCTCGGGCCGCGCTGCGCGAGCCGGACCTGCCGGTGGCCACCCACGACGAGGCGTCCCGGGAGATCAAGCTGCTGACCGACCACCGCGAGGACCTGGTGCGCCAGCGCACCAGCATCGTCAACCGGTTCCGGTGGCACCTGCACCGGATCGATCCCACGATCGACCCGGCTGCGAAGTCGCTGAACATCGCCAGGAGCCGGGCCCGCCTGCGTGACCAGCTCGCCGACCTGGGCGGGATCGACGCGCGCCTGGCCCGTGAGCTGCTCGAAGACATCGAGGCGCTCACCGGGCGGATCGACGCCCTGGAGAAGGAGATCTCCGCGCTGGTGAAGGAACGGGCCCCCGAGCTGCTCGAGCTGCCCGGCTGCGCCGCGCTGACCGCGGCGAAGATCGTTGGCGAGACGGCCGGGATCGGCCGGTTCGCCCACGAGGCGAAGTACGCGATGCACGCCGGGGTCGCCCCGATCCCGGTCTGGTCCGGGAACACCCGCGGCCGGGTCAGGATGAACAAGTCGGGCAACCGCCAGCTCAACGCCGCCCTGCATCGCATCGCCATCACCCAGATCAGGCTCGGCGGCCTGGGCCGTGCCTACTACGACAAGCGCCTCGCCGCCGGAGACACCAGGACCGAGGCCCTGCGCTGCCTCAAGCGGCGGCTCGCACGCGTCGTGTACAACACCCTGAAAAACCCGAACACCAACCAGTCAACCGCCACCACACCCGCCTACGCGGCAGCGGCTTGA
- a CDS encoding VOC family protein — MALTPHAVTFDAEDAASLARFWADALDLPVRDGATAEFAAVGGQDLTYLFFAVPEGKTAKNRVHLDLEATDREAEVERLLSIGATRLGDHEEGVRWTVMADPEGNEFCIVQTH, encoded by the coding sequence ATGGCTCTGACACCGCATGCCGTGACCTTCGACGCCGAGGACGCCGCCTCCCTCGCCCGCTTCTGGGCCGATGCGCTCGACCTGCCCGTGCGCGACGGCGCGACGGCGGAGTTCGCCGCCGTCGGCGGCCAGGACCTCACGTACCTCTTCTTCGCCGTGCCGGAGGGGAAGACGGCCAAGAACCGCGTGCACCTCGACCTGGAGGCCACGGACCGGGAGGCCGAGGTCGAGCGGCTGCTCTCCATCGGCGCGACCCGCCTGGGTGACCACGAGGAAGGCGTCCGGTGGACCGTCATGGCCGATCCCGAGGGCAACGAGTTCTGCATCGTGCAGACCCACTGA
- a CDS encoding MATE family efflux transporter, whose translation MDDTPGATPDPQGKPEGRRPHGRALDRQILALAIPALGALVAEPLFVLIDSAMVGHLGTAELAGLSLSSTLLMTAVGIFVFLAYATTAATARRVGAGDRAGGVSAGIDGMWLALVLGAVTTAALMATAPQLVSAMGAPDAVVPHAVAYLRWSAPGLPGMLLVLAATGTLRGLLDTRTPFVVAVAGALSNIALNALFIYGLGMGVAGSGLGTAVAQTGMGLTLVLVVLHRARGIGVDLRPRAAGIWSAARAGSPLLVRTLTLRGAILATVAVATSLGAVSLAGHQVVNAMWGLAAFALDALAIAAQAMVGQALGAGDVSYVRALMRRCLQWGTAAGAVIGVVFAAAGWWLAPLFTGDDDVRLAAAVGLAVAGACLPVAGWVYVLDGVLIGAGDGRYLAWAGVLTLVVYLPLAWLVQHSAPDGAAGLAWLWLAFGAGFMTARAVTTGLRARGTSWMVPGADR comes from the coding sequence GTGGACGACACTCCCGGCGCCACGCCCGACCCTCAGGGAAAACCTGAGGGTCGCCGTCCGCACGGACGTGCGCTGGACCGGCAGATCCTGGCCCTGGCGATCCCGGCGCTCGGTGCGCTCGTCGCCGAGCCGCTGTTCGTGCTCATCGACTCCGCCATGGTCGGGCACCTCGGCACCGCCGAGCTGGCCGGCCTCTCGCTCTCGTCCACCCTGCTGATGACGGCTGTCGGCATCTTCGTCTTCCTCGCCTACGCCACGACTGCCGCGACGGCGAGACGAGTCGGGGCGGGGGACCGGGCCGGAGGCGTCAGCGCGGGCATCGACGGCATGTGGCTCGCGCTCGTCCTCGGAGCGGTGACGACCGCCGCACTCATGGCCACCGCGCCGCAGCTGGTCTCCGCGATGGGTGCCCCGGACGCGGTCGTCCCCCACGCCGTCGCCTATCTGCGCTGGTCCGCACCCGGCCTGCCCGGCATGCTGCTGGTGCTCGCGGCCACCGGGACGCTGCGCGGCCTCCTCGACACCCGCACGCCGTTCGTCGTCGCGGTGGCCGGGGCACTGTCGAACATCGCCCTGAACGCGCTCTTCATCTACGGCCTGGGAATGGGCGTCGCCGGCTCGGGCCTGGGGACGGCCGTCGCCCAGACCGGCATGGGGCTGACGCTGGTGCTCGTCGTCCTGCACCGCGCCCGCGGCATCGGCGTCGATCTGCGCCCCCGCGCGGCCGGGATCTGGTCCGCGGCGCGGGCGGGCAGCCCGCTCCTGGTCCGCACGCTCACGCTCCGCGGGGCGATCCTGGCGACCGTCGCCGTCGCGACGTCGCTCGGCGCCGTCAGCCTCGCCGGCCACCAGGTGGTCAACGCGATGTGGGGCCTCGCCGCGTTCGCGCTCGACGCCCTCGCCATCGCCGCCCAGGCGATGGTCGGCCAGGCGCTCGGCGCCGGCGACGTGTCGTACGTCCGGGCCCTCATGCGTCGCTGCCTGCAGTGGGGCACCGCCGCGGGAGCGGTCATCGGCGTCGTGTTCGCGGCGGCGGGCTGGTGGCTCGCCCCCCTCTTCACCGGGGACGACGACGTCCGCCTCGCCGCCGCCGTCGGACTCGCCGTGGCCGGCGCGTGCCTGCCGGTCGCGGGGTGGGTCTACGTCCTCGACGGCGTCCTCATCGGGGCCGGCGACGGCCGCTACCTGGCGTGGGCGGGCGTGCTCACCCTCGTCGTCTACCTGCCCCTCGCCTGGCTCGTCCAGCACTCGGCTCCCGACGGCGCAGCCGGGCTCGCGTGGCTGTGGCTCGCCTTCGGAGCGGGCTTCATGACGGCGCGGGCCGTGACCACGGGCCTGCGGGCGCGCGGGACGAGCTGGATGGTGCCCGGCGCAGACCGGTAG